The Deinococcus sedimenti genome window below encodes:
- a CDS encoding HD domain-containing phosphohydrolase, which translates to MTRDPLRSGLPETLRPALEAQALVLLAQSSGDMFTRCAQLALDITAASTALTLLYRPDTDDLEIVAAAGEHRLDALGRHLKRGEGLAWQVVHSGEATLIPRTDQNPQTVYVSGRPMPHTYLGVPLLGPDGELLGVLSVNRLAQGTQFGSGEAQALTLLGQAASVAYARTRALEDAQQAARQFEQLAQLSGELADLTSPEEIGERALHTLVSLSGFTVGAVVMLDDRGQVQLSVLAGHPDGQAATREVLRASPAHSTGLIGEVARTGRTQVAPDYQSWAQRRTDSPNIFTGLAAPLRVDGRVVGVVMLLHLQRRVPVPGSLVTLLDTVAQRICQAMERASSVEHLHATREAALRTLGRMLESRDGDTFGHTDRVTTLAGRLGERLGLSEEALQHLRWGAYLHDIGKVAVDDRLLRKAGPLSPVEREAMQWHVEVGDQLLREEVFVPREVREIVRHHHERWDGSGYPDRLAGMDIPLLARIFSVADVFDALISARPYKLAWSAQAAADSLREQAGRQFDPAVVDAFLDVLRGDGLLDA; encoded by the coding sequence GTGACCCGCGACCCGCTCCGGTCCGGTCTGCCGGAAACGCTGCGGCCCGCTCTGGAGGCGCAGGCGCTGGTGCTGCTGGCGCAGTCCAGCGGGGACATGTTCACGCGCTGCGCGCAGCTGGCCCTGGACATCACGGCGGCCAGCACCGCCCTGACGCTGCTGTACCGTCCGGACACCGACGACCTGGAGATCGTGGCCGCCGCCGGAGAGCACCGACTGGACGCGCTGGGCCGCCACCTGAAGCGCGGCGAGGGGCTGGCGTGGCAGGTCGTGCACTCCGGCGAGGCCACCCTGATTCCGCGCACGGATCAGAATCCGCAGACGGTGTACGTGTCCGGTCGTCCCATGCCCCACACGTACCTGGGCGTGCCGCTGCTGGGCCCGGACGGCGAACTGCTGGGCGTGCTGTCCGTCAACCGGCTGGCGCAGGGCACCCAGTTCGGCAGCGGCGAGGCGCAGGCGCTGACGCTGCTGGGGCAGGCGGCCAGCGTCGCCTACGCGCGCACGCGGGCGCTGGAGGACGCGCAGCAGGCCGCGCGGCAGTTCGAGCAGCTCGCGCAGCTTTCCGGTGAACTGGCGGACCTGACCAGTCCTGAGGAGATCGGCGAACGCGCCCTGCACACCCTGGTGTCCCTGTCGGGCTTCACGGTGGGAGCAGTGGTCATGCTGGACGACCGGGGACAGGTTCAGCTGTCCGTCCTGGCCGGGCACCCGGACGGTCAGGCTGCCACGCGCGAGGTGCTGCGCGCCAGTCCGGCCCATTCTACAGGTCTGATCGGGGAGGTGGCGCGCACCGGGCGCACCCAGGTCGCCCCGGACTACCAGTCGTGGGCGCAGCGGCGGACCGACAGCCCGAACATCTTCACGGGACTGGCAGCGCCCCTGCGGGTGGACGGGCGGGTCGTGGGCGTGGTCATGCTGCTGCACCTGCAGCGGCGCGTGCCCGTTCCCGGGTCGCTGGTGACGCTGCTGGACACGGTCGCGCAGCGGATCTGTCAGGCCATGGAACGCGCCTCCAGCGTCGAGCACCTGCACGCCACGCGGGAGGCCGCGCTGCGCACGCTGGGCCGCATGCTCGAGAGCCGGGACGGGGACACGTTCGGGCACACGGACCGCGTGACGACCCTCGCCGGGCGGCTGGGCGAGCGGCTGGGGCTGAGCGAGGAGGCGCTGCAGCACCTGCGCTGGGGGGCGTACCTGCATGACATCGGGAAGGTCGCCGTGGACGACCGGCTGCTGCGCAAGGCCGGGCCGCTCAGTCCCGTCGAGCGTGAGGCGATGCAGTGGCACGTGGAGGTCGGTGATCAGCTGCTGCGCGAGGAGGTGTTCGTCCCGCGCGAGGTGCGTGAGATCGTCCGGCACCACCATGAACGGTGGGACGGCTCCGGGTACCCCGACCGGCTCGCGGGGATGGACATTCCGCTGCTGGCACGGATCTTCAGCGTCGCGGACGTGTTCGACGCGCTGATCAGCGCGCGGCCGTACAAGCTGGCGTGGTCGGCGCAGGCGGCCGCCGACTCGCTGCGGGAGCAGGCGGGACGGCAGTTCGACCCGGCAGTCGTGGACGCATTCCTGGACGTGCTGCGCGGGGACGGCCTGCTGGACGCCTGA
- the guaA gene encoding glutamine-hydrolyzing GMP synthase, with protein MSVVILDFGSQFTRLIARRFRELGAYSVILPGSAPLDRILRENPQGIVLSGGPSSVYDEAAPKPAPGVLDLDIPVLGVCYGMQYLAQQAGGDVKRAGKREYGKADLTQYGGQLFEGIQGEFVAWMSHSDSVTQLPEGYEVVAQTEDTPVTAIENRETRRYGVQFHPEVVHTPKGGQLLANFLGICGVTRDWTAEHIIDELIADVQAQVGDGRVLLAISGGVDSSTLGLLLAKAVGEKLTAVFIDHGLLRLGEREQVEAALKPLGVNLVTVDARAEFMAALDGVSDPEQKRKIIGREFIRAFEREARAYGPFDFLAQGTLYPDVIESAGGEGAANIKSHHNVGGLPDDLAFKLVEPFRTLFKDEVREIARLLGLPDHIRMRHPFPGPGLAIRCLGAISEEKLDILRRVDDIFISGLREFGLYDGCSQALAILTPIQSVGVMGDERTYSYTAALRAVTTDDFMTAEWARLPYEFLATMSNRIVNQVHEINRVVYDITGKPPATIEWE; from the coding sequence ATGAGCGTCGTCATTCTGGATTTCGGCAGTCAGTTCACGCGCCTGATCGCGCGCCGCTTCCGTGAACTCGGGGCGTACAGCGTGATCCTGCCCGGCAGCGCGCCCCTGGACCGCATCCTGCGGGAGAACCCGCAGGGGATCGTGCTGTCGGGCGGCCCCAGCAGCGTCTACGACGAGGCCGCCCCGAAGCCCGCGCCGGGCGTGCTGGACCTGGACATCCCGGTGCTGGGCGTGTGTTACGGCATGCAGTACCTCGCGCAGCAGGCGGGCGGGGACGTGAAACGCGCCGGGAAACGCGAGTACGGCAAGGCGGACCTGACGCAGTACGGCGGGCAGCTGTTCGAGGGCATCCAGGGTGAGTTCGTCGCCTGGATGAGCCACAGCGATTCCGTCACGCAGCTGCCCGAGGGCTACGAGGTCGTCGCGCAGACCGAGGACACCCCGGTCACCGCGATCGAGAACCGCGAGACGCGCCGCTACGGCGTGCAGTTCCACCCGGAGGTCGTGCACACGCCCAAGGGTGGGCAGCTGCTGGCGAACTTCCTGGGCATCTGCGGCGTGACGCGCGACTGGACCGCCGAGCACATCATCGACGAGCTGATCGCGGATGTGCAGGCGCAGGTCGGGGACGGGCGGGTGCTGCTGGCGATCAGCGGCGGCGTGGACTCCAGCACCCTGGGCCTGCTGCTCGCCAAGGCGGTCGGCGAGAAGCTGACGGCGGTGTTCATCGACCACGGCCTGCTGCGCCTCGGTGAACGTGAGCAGGTCGAGGCGGCCCTGAAACCGCTGGGCGTGAACCTCGTGACGGTGGACGCCCGCGCGGAATTCATGGCGGCGCTGGACGGCGTCTCCGACCCCGAGCAGAAGCGCAAGATCATCGGCCGGGAGTTCATCCGCGCCTTCGAGCGCGAGGCCCGCGCGTACGGCCCCTTCGACTTCCTGGCGCAGGGCACCCTCTACCCGGACGTGATCGAGTCCGCCGGGGGCGAGGGCGCCGCGAACATCAAGAGTCACCACAACGTGGGCGGCCTGCCGGACGACCTCGCGTTCAAGCTGGTCGAGCCGTTCCGCACGCTGTTCAAGGACGAGGTCCGTGAAATCGCGCGCCTGCTGGGCCTGCCGGACCACATCCGCATGCGTCACCCCTTCCCCGGCCCGGGCCTGGCGATCCGCTGCCTGGGCGCGATCAGCGAGGAGAAGCTGGACATCCTGCGCCGCGTGGACGACATCTTCATCAGCGGCCTGCGCGAGTTCGGGCTGTACGACGGCTGCTCGCAGGCGCTGGCGATCCTCACGCCCATCCAGTCGGTCGGCGTGATGGGCGACGAGCGCACGTACTCGTACACGGCGGCGCTGCGGGCCGTGACCACCGACGACTTCATGACCGCCGAGTGGGCCCGCCTCCCGTACGAGTTCCTGGCGACCATGAGCAACCGCATCGTGAACCAGGTGCACGAGATCAACCGCGTGGTGTACGACATCACGGGCAAGCCGCCGGCCACCATCGAGTGGGAATGA
- a CDS encoding PEGA domain-containing protein: protein MKPLGPYVAARDLPGRMTSPVRTLRATDRLTGMPVLLHALPSPLAIPDLPEHPNVLMPVDCVQIATEAFMVTELPLQARPAQDPDLTAQGALAALAALHARGVVHGGLSASQLWSVDGEVRLAGAGLPWGGEPRPQDDLYALAVILHEMGGVPRALRPLLDEPGRLDARAALAALRVHNTPAPAPLPQPASELAATPVTPVPVPPSHPAAGDPVPGPAPRDRNERPPAPSAPASGEKTEAGARGRRERGRRSRQPGRDAAASSAGAASSAGAASSAGAASPPPATTDTPDTAPPSGGGTVTPGSAAPDQTAPVPNTPDLTPAPQDAPAAPEPTEPPPAHDGTPIVLGEPDPATPAQSEAPPTPSEPAPSRPAAVAPGGPAEERPARPGRISPQERRRREHEARREQTERDAQAAAERRQQTAAPAAPHTPPPPLQIGFDDLPAWEADSDGADAPRPALNLREVERLPPSLRRAPADDRAVREAEPVGTIPARRRTGEPIRIGWDEDDSWRVVREAPAAAVRPRRPLLWRVLFWGALAAGFVVVVTLLGGLVRDRQARAASPQATVNPSVPARQSSGGPVAAPQPQTVPFTVRGVAGATARLSVEQAPKAANLAPGASLGTAPGRVTFPAPGTYRLRVVVDGFAPGSMTVTVPRAQPVTIDLDR from the coding sequence GTGAAGCCCCTTGGCCCCTATGTGGCCGCGCGTGACCTGCCCGGCCGGATGACCAGTCCGGTGCGGACCCTGCGTGCCACGGACCGCCTGACCGGCATGCCGGTGCTGCTGCACGCCCTGCCGTCGCCGCTGGCGATCCCCGACCTGCCCGAGCATCCGAACGTGCTGATGCCGGTGGACTGCGTACAGATCGCCACAGAGGCGTTCATGGTGACCGAGCTGCCCCTGCAGGCGCGGCCTGCGCAGGACCCGGACCTGACCGCGCAGGGCGCCCTGGCGGCCCTGGCAGCCCTGCACGCGCGCGGCGTGGTGCACGGCGGCCTGAGCGCCTCGCAGCTGTGGAGCGTGGACGGCGAGGTCCGACTGGCCGGGGCGGGCCTGCCCTGGGGAGGCGAGCCGCGCCCGCAGGACGACCTGTACGCGCTGGCCGTGATCCTGCATGAGATGGGCGGCGTGCCCCGCGCGCTGCGCCCGCTGCTGGACGAACCGGGCCGCCTGGACGCCCGCGCGGCCCTGGCGGCGCTGCGCGTCCACAACACCCCGGCACCCGCCCCTCTCCCGCAGCCCGCTTCCGAGCTGGCAGCCACGCCGGTGACCCCGGTCCCCGTGCCCCCCTCCCACCCCGCAGCGGGCGACCCAGTGCCCGGCCCGGCTCCACGGGACCGGAACGAACGGCCCCCCGCTCCCTCCGCCCCGGCGTCGGGAGAAAAGACGGAGGCCGGAGCGCGGGGCCGCCGGGAGAGGGGCCGCCGCTCCCGCCAACCGGGCCGGGACGCCGCCGCCAGTTCTGCAGGGGCTGCCAGTTCCGCAGGGGCTGCCAGTTCCGCAGGGGCTGCCAGTCCCCCGCCGGCCACCACCGACACCCCGGACACAGCGCCCCCGTCTGGCGGCGGGACGGTCACTCCCGGAAGCGCCGCGCCGGACCAGACGGCCCCAGTCCCGAATACACCGGACCTCACGCCCGCGCCGCAGGACGCCCCCGCCGCCCCAGAACCGACCGAGCCTCCACCCGCACACGACGGAACGCCGATCGTGCTGGGCGAACCGGACCCCGCCACGCCAGCGCAGAGCGAGGCGCCGCCCACCCCGTCGGAACCCGCCCCGTCCAGGCCCGCCGCCGTGGCTCCGGGCGGGCCAGCTGAGGAGCGGCCCGCCCGCCCGGGCCGGATTTCCCCGCAGGAACGCCGGCGCCGGGAGCACGAGGCGCGCCGCGAGCAGACCGAGCGGGACGCGCAGGCCGCCGCGGAACGCCGCCAGCAGACGGCCGCGCCAGCCGCGCCGCACACCCCGCCCCCGCCACTGCAGATCGGGTTCGATGATCTGCCGGCGTGGGAGGCCGACAGTGACGGGGCAGACGCGCCGCGACCCGCACTGAACCTGCGTGAGGTGGAGCGCCTGCCCCCCTCGCTGCGCCGCGCGCCCGCTGACGACCGCGCCGTCCGTGAGGCCGAGCCGGTCGGGACGATCCCGGCGCGGCGGCGGACGGGCGAACCCATCCGGATCGGCTGGGACGAGGACGATTCCTGGCGGGTGGTCCGCGAGGCCCCGGCCGCCGCCGTCCGGCCCCGCCGGCCCCTGCTGTGGCGCGTGCTGTTCTGGGGCGCGCTGGCCGCCGGGTTCGTGGTGGTCGTGACCCTGCTGGGCGGGCTGGTCCGGGACCGGCAGGCCCGCGCCGCCAGCCCCCAGGCGACCGTGAACCCGTCGGTCCCGGCCCGTCAGAGTTCGGGCGGGCCGGTGGCTGCGCCGCAGCCGCAGACGGTGCCGTTCACGGTGCGGGGCGTGGCGGGCGCCACGGCGCGCCTGTCGGTCGAGCAGGCGCCGAAGGCCGCGAACCTCGCGCCGGGCGCGTCGCTGGGCACCGCGCCGGGCCGCGTGACGTTCCCCGCGCCGGGCACGTACCGGCTGCGGGTGGTCGTGGACGGGTTCGCGCCGGGCAGCATGACGGTCACGGTGCCGCGCGCGCAGCCGGTCACCATCGACCTGGACCGCTGA
- a CDS encoding Mrp/NBP35 family ATP-binding protein: protein MRDALMSALSTVNDPELHRDLVSLGMIEHASVEAGVAHVKVNLTTPACPLKGQIEHDVRAAALTVPGVQDAVITFGAMVRAAAQPALPGVKHVLLVGSGKGGVGKSSVAVNLAASLALDGARVGLLDADVYGPSVAHMLGQSGAKVTANEDRKMRPLDAHGVRFISMANLSPAGQALVWRGPMLHSAIQQFLKDAAWGDLDYLIVDLPPGTGDVQLSLTQTVQVTGAVIVTTPQDVALIDATRALDMFRKASVPVLGVIENMSYFVAPDTGITYDIFGRGGSRKLGDHTLLGEIPLEISVRQDADAGTPAVLAHPDSPAALALRQAARALAGQVSVRTLAHLPDQLTVV, encoded by the coding sequence ATGCGTGACGCCCTGATGAGCGCCCTGAGCACCGTGAACGACCCGGAACTTCACCGGGACCTCGTCTCCCTGGGCATGATCGAGCACGCCAGCGTGGAGGCCGGCGTGGCGCACGTGAAGGTGAACCTGACCACCCCCGCCTGCCCCCTCAAAGGCCAGATCGAGCACGACGTCCGCGCCGCCGCGCTGACTGTCCCCGGCGTGCAGGACGCCGTGATCACGTTCGGCGCGATGGTCCGCGCCGCCGCGCAGCCGGCCCTGCCGGGCGTGAAGCACGTCCTGCTGGTCGGCAGCGGCAAGGGCGGCGTGGGCAAGAGCAGCGTCGCCGTGAACCTCGCCGCGAGCCTCGCGCTGGACGGCGCCCGCGTCGGACTGCTCGACGCGGACGTGTACGGCCCCAGCGTGGCGCACATGCTCGGCCAGAGCGGCGCGAAGGTCACCGCGAACGAGGACCGCAAGATGCGTCCCCTGGACGCGCACGGTGTGCGGTTCATCTCCATGGCGAACCTGTCCCCGGCCGGGCAGGCGCTGGTGTGGCGCGGACCGATGCTGCACTCCGCCATCCAGCAGTTCCTCAAGGACGCCGCGTGGGGCGACCTGGACTACCTGATCGTGGACCTGCCCCCGGGCACCGGCGACGTGCAGCTGTCCCTGACGCAGACCGTGCAGGTCACGGGCGCCGTGATCGTCACCACCCCGCAGGACGTCGCGCTGATCGACGCGACCCGCGCGCTGGACATGTTCCGCAAGGCCAGCGTGCCCGTGCTGGGCGTCATCGAGAACATGAGCTACTTCGTGGCGCCCGACACCGGCATCACGTACGACATCTTCGGGCGGGGCGGCAGCCGCAAACTGGGCGACCACACCCTGCTGGGCGAGATCCCGCTTGAGATCAGTGTCCGTCAGGACGCCGACGCGGGCACGCCCGCCGTGCTGGCCCACCCGGACAGCCCGGCCGCCCTGGCGCTGCGGCAGGCGGCCCGCGCGCTGGCCGGGCAGGTCAGCGTCCGCACCCTCGCGCACCTGCCGGACCAGCTGACCGTCGTATGA
- a CDS encoding helix-turn-helix transcriptional regulator, with translation MSAAVLAPAGTERTKTRLLELVKRHGPQTAQDLAQRLDVSVPAARRHLCDLQEQGLLEARTERPGGRGRPQHVFALTDRGEAAFPKTYSSLCVDVLRHIEGLFGAGAVLQVLEARNAEIAARLRDDLPAALPLGERVQVLVQRLNEHGFDATAEQDAQGRWMFTQRNCPNLTVARQYAQLCSAEVTLYTDLLGVPVARDTRIACGQACCHYRVG, from the coding sequence GTGAGTGCGGCTGTCCTCGCCCCCGCCGGGACGGAACGCACCAAGACCCGGCTGCTGGAACTCGTCAAACGGCACGGCCCGCAGACCGCGCAGGACCTCGCGCAGCGCCTGGACGTCAGCGTGCCTGCCGCGCGGCGTCACCTGTGCGACCTGCAGGAGCAGGGCCTGCTGGAGGCCCGCACCGAACGGCCCGGCGGGCGCGGGCGGCCCCAGCACGTGTTCGCGCTGACCGACCGGGGCGAGGCGGCCTTCCCGAAGACGTACTCCAGCCTGTGCGTGGACGTGCTGCGGCACATCGAGGGCCTGTTCGGGGCGGGCGCGGTGCTGCAGGTCCTGGAGGCCCGCAACGCCGAGATCGCCGCGCGCCTGCGGGACGACCTGCCGGCCGCGCTGCCGCTGGGCGAGCGGGTTCAGGTGCTCGTGCAGCGCCTGAACGAACACGGGTTCGACGCGACCGCCGAGCAGGACGCGCAGGGCCGCTGGATGTTCACGCAGCGCAACTGCCCGAACCTGACGGTCGCGCGGCAGTACGCGCAGCTGTGCAGCGCCGAGGTCACGCTGTACACCGACCTGCTGGGCGTCCCCGTCGCCCGCGATACCCGCATCGCCTGCGGGCAGGCCTGCTGCCACTACCGGGTCGGGTAG
- a CDS encoding 2'-5' RNA ligase family protein, which translates to MTQYLTALDEAPSPLYSIVAWPPEALDSWLRRQQDRLNVRGFGLPHLNIRAPFQTSLRSAELVATCRDVLRGQPAFDVQVRGWKQLPGVIFLECELSPALGALHRRTLAIGPSSQARHDGPDYRPHLTLALGVLRWAEPILWEEIRDLKPPLTHFRVEALSLTKEHRGEVQELHTYPLLTPDDAPLAGPRDAEAAPS; encoded by the coding sequence GTGACCCAGTACCTGACCGCGCTGGACGAGGCGCCCAGCCCGCTGTACTCCATCGTCGCGTGGCCGCCGGAGGCGCTCGACAGCTGGCTGCGCAGGCAGCAGGACCGCCTGAACGTACGCGGCTTCGGACTGCCGCACCTGAACATCCGCGCGCCGTTCCAGACCAGCCTGCGCAGCGCCGAACTGGTCGCCACCTGCCGCGACGTGCTGCGCGGCCAGCCGGCCTTCGATGTGCAGGTGCGCGGATGGAAGCAGCTGCCCGGCGTGATCTTCCTGGAGTGCGAACTCAGCCCGGCCCTGGGCGCGCTGCACCGCCGCACCCTGGCCATCGGGCCGTCCAGTCAGGCGCGCCACGACGGCCCGGACTACCGCCCGCACCTGACGCTGGCGCTGGGCGTCCTGCGGTGGGCCGAACCGATCCTCTGGGAGGAGATCCGCGACCTGAAGCCCCCCCTGACGCACTTCCGGGTGGAGGCGCTGAGCCTCACGAAAGAGCACCGGGGCGAGGTGCAGGAATTGCACACGTACCCGCTGCTGACCCCGGACGACGCGCCCCTGGCCGGCCCCCGCGACGCCGAGGCGGCCCCCAGCTGA
- a CDS encoding bifunctional 3-deoxy-7-phosphoheptulonate synthase/chorismate mutase, whose protein sequence is MTHQRSIEDLRAEVDQINRDLLTLLSKRGEVVAQIGHAKTQEGRPNHYDPAREDKQLKEIESLNPGPFTSAAVKAIFKEIFKASLDLEESNDKKQLLVSRKVKSEDTVLDIDGVRIGGDAPPIIVAGPCSIESEDQMEQTAAFLAAKGVKILRGGAYKPRTSPYGFQGMGVDGLILGSRVAKEHGMLFVTEVMDTRDVEIVAEHADILQVGARNMHNFALLREVGRSRRPVLLKRGLSATIEEWLYAAEYILSEGNSEVILCERGIRTYEKWTRNTLDLSAVAIAKQETHLPVIVDVTHAAGRRDLLIPLAKAALAVGADGIHVEVHPSPATALSDNEQQLDFAGYDKFSDSLSGLLRQPVGV, encoded by the coding sequence ATGACCCACCAGCGCAGCATCGAGGACCTCCGCGCCGAGGTCGACCAGATCAACCGTGACCTGCTGACCCTGCTCTCCAAACGCGGCGAGGTCGTCGCGCAGATCGGGCACGCCAAGACCCAGGAGGGCCGCCCGAACCACTACGACCCGGCCCGCGAGGACAAGCAGCTCAAGGAGATCGAGTCCCTGAACCCGGGGCCGTTCACCAGCGCGGCCGTGAAGGCGATCTTCAAGGAGATCTTCAAGGCCAGCCTGGACCTCGAGGAGAGCAACGACAAGAAGCAGCTGCTGGTGTCCCGCAAGGTCAAAAGTGAGGACACCGTGCTGGACATCGACGGGGTGCGCATCGGTGGGGACGCGCCGCCCATCATCGTGGCCGGGCCCTGCTCGATCGAGAGCGAGGATCAGATGGAGCAGACGGCCGCGTTCCTGGCGGCCAAGGGCGTGAAGATCCTGCGGGGCGGCGCTTACAAGCCCCGCACCAGCCCGTACGGCTTCCAGGGTATGGGCGTGGACGGCCTGATCCTGGGCAGCCGCGTGGCGAAGGAGCACGGCATGCTGTTCGTGACGGAAGTCATGGACACGCGGGACGTGGAGATCGTCGCGGAGCACGCCGACATCCTGCAGGTCGGGGCGCGCAACATGCACAACTTCGCGCTGCTGCGCGAGGTGGGCCGCTCGCGCCGCCCGGTGCTGCTCAAGCGCGGCCTGAGCGCCACCATCGAGGAGTGGCTGTACGCCGCCGAGTACATCCTCTCGGAGGGGAACAGCGAGGTGATCCTGTGCGAGCGCGGCATCCGCACGTACGAGAAGTGGACCCGCAACACCCTGGACCTGTCGGCCGTGGCGATCGCCAAGCAGGAGACGCACCTGCCGGTCATCGTGGACGTCACGCACGCCGCCGGGCGCCGCGACCTGCTGATCCCGCTCGCCAAGGCGGCGCTGGCAGTCGGTGCGGACGGCATTCACGTGGAGGTGCACCCCAGCCCCGCCACCGCCCTGAGCGACAACGAGCAGCAGCTGGACTTCGCCGGGTACGACAAGTTCAGTGATTCCCTGAGTGGCCTGCTGCGCCAGCCCGTCGGCGTCTGA
- a CDS encoding globin domain-containing protein, with amino-acid sequence MTAPLSLNAGGSLYDRIGPDALSALVTRFYGRVAQDPLLAPIFPADLTLTAEKQLAFLTGFLGGPPLYHERFGHPRLRARHLPFEITPERARAWLACMQGALRDTPQIGADEARELYEALSRVAVHMVNSDPASGSGSPL; translated from the coding sequence ATGACGGCTCCCCTCTCCCTGAATGCGGGCGGCAGCCTGTATGACCGGATCGGTCCGGACGCGCTGTCGGCCCTCGTCACGCGCTTCTACGGGCGCGTGGCGCAGGACCCGCTGCTCGCCCCGATCTTTCCGGCGGACCTGACCCTGACGGCCGAGAAGCAGTTGGCGTTCCTGACCGGTTTCCTGGGCGGGCCGCCGCTGTACCACGAGCGATTCGGGCATCCGCGTCTGCGGGCGCGGCACCTGCCGTTCGAGATCACGCCGGAGCGGGCGCGGGCGTGGCTGGCGTGCATGCAGGGCGCGCTGCGCGACACGCCGCAGATCGGGGCGGACGAGGCGCGGGAACTGTACGAGGCCCTGTCGCGCGTGGCGGTGCACATGGTGAACTCGGATCCGGCATCCGGTTCGGGGTCTCCACTGTGA